The window TTGGCTGGCACGGTGCCAAGGCAAAAGAGTGAGCTTGGCCTTCTCGCGAGCGATTGGGCTTCAtccagccgcctcagcaacatCAGCCTAACCAACCCCACTAACCGTCAGTGCACCGCCATCCATGGATGGATGCGAGTGAAAGTGCAGATGAGAAACCACAAAATATATTGTCTTTTGGATTAAACTAGCTCGCTGGTTTGACTTGCCAGCATACACAAGTGCCAAGGTATTGGTTGACCCAAGTGATCTAACACTGCCACTGGCCACTGGAAACTAGCAGGAGGAGTGTTTGTGTGGTCCTTTTTTGTTTGCTTGCTGCACACTTTCTTCTTCCAACGCTGGTTAACTAGTGACATGTGAGCATTATGGTTTGCATGGTGCATTTGCTTAGGCGGCTGAGCCACTTCAATTGGGATGGTGGCTCACCTGGGCTTTGTTTGGATCGCGCTACATTCTAGCGCGCACGTTTTCCGAAAAGAGAATCTCGCATGTATGGAGTCTTTTGTAGTTCAGGGGGTAAAACTTTTTCAgagatggatgtaacttttcgcgacgaatctaatgacaataattaattgatgattgactacaatgatgttatagtaaccatcctataatcacgcggtcaaatgtCTCATTAAATTTTTCATACTTCCTTTGGCTCGTGGTCGTGGAAGAGAGGTTGCGAGCGTCGGAGCGTGGTTGACTCCTTTGGACCCGGCCGAGAGGTCGTGATCGGATAGAGATTTCCAAGGATTCGGCCCCCGGCTCTCATTTGCCCTACCACTCTGCAGGGAAGATTCACTGTTGTTTATCAGTGCTCATTGTGAAAACCGATGCTTTATTGCTTTTCCTctcatcaaaagaaaaaaaagcgaTGTTTTGCCTTTAGTCTTCTGATCAAGTGATCATATCCATATATGTGCTTCCTAAGAAATCATGAGATGGCACTGTATTTTCTTGCAGACAACTGCTGCTACTTGTAAAAAAGGTGACAGGCCTTTTTGATGGTATAAACGGGGAAAAAACTCGCAAAAATAATGGAAGTCACTCGAATATCTTAGCGATGACCAGTGCTTTATGATCTTGCAATACGGACTCAATTTTCGGATTGTTGACTCTCTTGAACACCGGCCTGTAACTGAAATTCAAACGAGCATTCCTGATGCACAGCTGAATTAACAGTTAGTCGAGACTCGAATTCACATCCTCTTCAGTCCAACTTATGATCATTTAATTCAGACACTCCCAACAGAAACTACTAGATTCAAGCCTTATATCATTGCACATATGTACAGATAATTTACAAGGACAATGTTTATCCATCAATCAGGTAGGTACACACATCTTGATGCTTTGTCCTCCCCATTGCCAGGCCCCAGCTAATCACTACTCACAGTCTCACACCTACAAAGGAATGGAACCTACAAGGCTAAAAAAAAGAAGTTCACCATTCACCAATGAGCTTGCGCACTGGGTCCAATTCCTGTACTGAGTGCGCATGGCACTAGGCCAAGAACGTCGTCCCCTCGGCGCTGCAGGGCGCCTTCCAGAGCGCGCTGATGCCGAGGCCGGGGCGcgcgccgcagcggcggcaccgctcgccggccggcagctCGGCGGCCAGCACGCGCCGGCAGGACGGGCAGGAGGAGTGCCCGCGCAGCCACGTGTCGACGCAGGCGGCGTGGAACGCGTGGCCGCACTGCGGCAGCACGCGCATGGCCTGGCCGTCCTCGAACTCGGCGAGGCAGATGGCGCACTCGTCCGCCCCTTCCCCCGCCGGCTTGCCGTCGGGGACGTACGTGACCGTCGGCAGTGAGCGCAGCACCTCCTTGACGCCCTTGTTCGCCACGGCCTCGCCCGGCGGCGCCCGGGCCGCCGCGGCCCAGCGCCGCGAGCACGCGCACCGGgcgacgaggccgaggccgaggacgCAGACGAGCGCGCAGAGCAGCCCGGCGAGGATGAGGATCATGTCCGAGTTGAGGGAGTCCGCCGGCGCGCCCGAGCCGGCCGGTGGCGCTTCGATGAGTAGTCTCGCCATGGCTTTGCACTAGCGGAGAAGGCGCGAGACCGCGAGTCGCGAGCTGAGCTCTGCTGTCGTTGGCTGATGCAGAGGCTCTGGGCAGGCAGCGTGAGAAGTGTGTTGGAAGGGGTTGGTTTGGTTGCGCTTTTATAGAGCGCCGGCCGCTGTTGATCCGTGACTTTTGGTctttaaaaaaagagaaaggaaacgGAGGCACAGCAGGTCAGTGGAGAATGCTTTGTGTGGTGGTTTGGGCCCGTTTAGTTGGCGAAAAGATattgtagcacgtttcgttgttatttaacaaataatgtccaatcataaattaattaggcttaaaagattcatctcgtgctaatcagttatactgtgtaattagttgttttttaactacatttaatacttcatgcatgtgtcgaaagatTCGATATTACATGTACTAtaggaaaaattttgggaactaaacggggccatCTGAAAGCAGGGAATCCTTTTGGGTTTCAATAGCCCCTCGCCGTTTCAGGGCTTAAACTGGAACTCGTAATGCTCTCTTTCAGTACTTCTTTTAGCCAAACATCTATAACTAGTGAGACTCCGGGTGAGGTGACTTCTAATCTTTTCAAAATTCCTGATTTTTAAAAATGATTTACAATAATATCTACAGTGTTAGATATCCATCTAACCATAAACGCTATGTTCGGCTGGTtggtcagccaaccagccagcaatGCTTCTCTCTCATACAAGACCAGTATCAACCAACAGctagccagcagtatttttctctcacaacaaatcaacaCCGGTCACTGGCCACCTGAACAGAGTCAAGTCTCTTCCCATACCATCCCCATGTAAACTGTTTCAAAATACCATCCCCATGTAAACCGCATGATGGCATAAACCACAAACCACACACAATCATATTTGGTTGACATATATGTGCCCGCCCTATTGTCACATTTCTATAACATCAGAGTTTAGATTTTAGAACAGGCCCTCCAACTGCACTCCCATGATAGGGCTGAACGTGGCGATTTTTTCCACAACCGTCCCCCTCAACAATTTTGAGCAATTGAAGCTGCTGAAGAATCAAACTTACATCTCGAACCGTTTTACACAAACTTATGCGACGAACTGTTAAAATCTGCTTGCTTGCCATTGCTGCCGCTAGTTCCTTCCCTCTGCTAGATCCATAATCCATTGCCTTGCACCTCCTCGACACGGCGAGCCCAAATGGGATCGATTTCCAACAAACATTTTTGTCAGCTACACGAGCAAAGACCTGAATCGTACGCCGTCATCACGGCACCACGAAACAGATCCGCCAGGACCCAGAAAAGAGGGACACTTGTCCGTCCCAGGAGCCGCGCGAGCAGCGCACTCCGCCGCGGGTACAGGCGCTTTCGGTTTCCCCCGCGCTACCTGTCACCCCGCCATCGATCGCCTCCATGTGCCGCGCCAGCGCCACTGACGCATCGCCCGGCACCGGCAGGCCGGCACGTATGCGCCCCGAAAGGCGCGGCGCGTCGGGCGGCGTTGCCGTTTCCGTGGCACCGGAAAGACGATGCGTGCGGTGCGCGGCGAGGAACGCGACGCGAGCAGCGGCTAcggcgccgggcgccggcggtcTGCCGGTAAACGCCGCCGCGTGCGCGGTGACGTGCGCAGCGCACATCCGGATGCCGAGCGACGGACGgccgcgctcgctcgccgcggGGTCTTTCCCCGGGGAAACGGGCGCGGCGGAGCCCGGCCTTTCTCCGGCGACCCGCCTCCCGTCGAGGCCGCGGGCCTTGCCGCTTCGGTCGCCGATCGGGTGGTTCGTGGTAGTGGCGAGCCAACCCAAAGCGGCCTCCACTACGCGCGGCTTCGCACATGGGTGATGGGTGAGGCCCGGGCCTTTTCGCGCGGCACATGCCGATCACAtgcccgcccggccggccggctctgGCCTGCGGGTACTACGACCGCACTGTCGGGTGGATCATGGGTCGACGTGTGGATCTCGGCGGAGGACGAGACGAGCGCTCGGTGCTCGCGTGTGGTGATCTGTCGATGCGCGGCGGTTGGGTTCGtctgggtggggggggggggggggggggggcgccgctTTTTCGGCCCTGATTCCTGAGACCGCATGTTCCCCGGCCCGATCTTTCCTGCTTGCTTTTGCTGAAAGGGGCAAGAGCCGCGGCGAACTTTCAGTTGCTGCCCGGGATGGTCCTGCGACCTGCGCGAGCACGAGCACGGGGGCTGCTACGTGTGCGGCGCAGAGACGGCCGGGGGTACACCCTGCACCCAGCACAGTAATCGACTGAATGATGGTCTCAATTGGAAGAAACAGTTTCGTTTCCTACTTGTTTGTAGCGAGAAAATGCAAGAGAATGAGATAGGGCGAGCTGTTTTGGCGTCTCACTGAATATGACCGAGATGCCGAATTCATCTTCGAAGGATTAAAAGAGGGACATCCGAGATCGCAAGGGCTAGGTTTATGCGACGGTCCCCTCGGCTCTTTAAAAAAAGAGGATCGCCCCCCTTGCCCGGAAGGCCGGAACAGTCTGTTTCAGGAGATGGGGACTGATCCCAAAGGTGAGCAACGCTCAGTCGCCTAATTGCCTTCGGAATCCACCTGAAACAGCCTTGTTACTACCACCTCACGTTAATGGCGGCCCTGCTTTCTCTCGGGGGTCCCCATTAGACCCTGCAAACCAAAGCATGGCACAATATCGATCCACAGAGATCTGTTGGATGGGACGGGGCACAGCCTACACACACATTTCCAACTGTACAATGATTTCGATAGGGAGGCACTTCCAGCAGTGAATACCAGAGTCGCAATCGCAGTGATTAAAAGCTAGGCAATTTTGCAAAAAGACCTCGAATGTTCGAAAAATTATAACTAAACACAGCTCTTCCCGACAGTACACTACCTATGTTCATATATTTTCCACATAGTATCTCGAACTAATATTTATTTAGACACAAAAAATGAGAAACTCGATAATGCTCGGACCTTTAAAAGTCCCCCAAGTCACTTTTCCAATAGCCCTCCTCACAGCCAGGGTCGGGCCCAAGATTTGAGaaatgggtattcaaaattttaaaaggtGTAATTTATTTTGACAGGCCAAATTTCATAAATTATAATGATAATTTTTAAAACAAAGATCAAATTTATCACTAGTCAGCTCACCTTGCGCTCTTTCGCTCAGACCCGCTTCTGGTTGCTCGCTCAAGCCCCAAAGGCCAAGGACTGCTGGAGCGGCGGAGCTGTGCAGGCCTTGCCGCACTAGAGAAGGGGCAGCGCCGTGCCTGGGCTGCGTGCGCCACGTCATGCACGCCCAAGCTCTGCGTCCTTGCCGAGCTGTGACTATCCTGGCTGCTACCCGC is drawn from Panicum virgatum strain AP13 chromosome 1N, P.virgatum_v5, whole genome shotgun sequence and contains these coding sequences:
- the LOC120656837 gene encoding RING-H2 finger protein ATL8-like, coding for MARLLIEAPPAGSGAPADSLNSDMILILAGLLCALVCVLGLGLVARCACSRRWAAAARAPPGEAVANKGVKEVLRSLPTVTYVPDGKPAGEGADECAICLAEFEDGQAMRVLPQCGHAFHAACVDTWLRGHSSCPSCRRVLAAELPAGERCRRCGARPGLGISALWKAPCSAEGTTFLA